One Falsihalocynthiibacter arcticus DNA segment encodes these proteins:
- a CDS encoding diguanylate cyclase, protein MAGRILIADNVATNRIVLKVKLSSAFYDVIQAASGQQALEAARSEHPDLIILDAQMPEMDGISVCEALRSDPITEHIPVIMITSSSDTTSKLRALKAGADDILFKPLDELTLLARVRSLLRACGTADELRLRASTCRELGFAEAQAGFEMPGNVALIAAHKETALRWRSLLVSKVSDRITILSRNEALQSLYNGPMPDMFIIAGDLDHPDEGLRLLSELKSRTETRYTPVLMVLKQPSHSQAVVALDLDASDLISDDFDPEELALRVKTQIKRKRQSDRLRETVQDGLRMAVIDPLTGLYNRRYALPHLGHIVERAYQTKRRFAVMILDLDRFKSVNDSFGHAAGDEVLIEVAKRIRENLRGVDLLARIGGEEFLIAMPDTSLSVARIAAERLRHAVEQTEITIGAGPKSLSVTLSIGVAMGDGKSHSLTELLARADRALFTAKSDGRNQVTVNLSAA, encoded by the coding sequence ATGGCCGGACGGATCCTTATAGCGGACAACGTTGCGACAAATAGAATTGTCCTGAAGGTAAAACTATCTTCGGCATTTTATGACGTGATCCAAGCGGCCAGCGGCCAACAAGCACTTGAAGCCGCGCGATCTGAGCATCCGGACCTGATTATCCTCGACGCGCAAATGCCCGAAATGGACGGAATCTCAGTATGTGAAGCGCTGCGATCGGACCCGATTACAGAACATATTCCGGTCATTATGATCACCTCATCGTCTGATACGACCTCCAAATTACGCGCCCTCAAAGCAGGGGCAGACGATATTCTCTTTAAGCCTCTCGACGAACTCACTCTTTTGGCACGCGTCCGCAGTTTACTCCGTGCTTGTGGCACAGCGGATGAATTGCGCTTGCGTGCGTCAACTTGCAGGGAGTTGGGTTTTGCAGAAGCACAGGCGGGTTTTGAAATGCCAGGAAACGTTGCTTTAATAGCGGCGCACAAAGAAACCGCCCTTCGATGGCGCTCCCTGCTTGTGTCCAAAGTCAGTGACCGGATCACTATTCTCTCGCGGAACGAAGCCTTACAGTCGCTCTATAATGGTCCAATGCCGGACATGTTTATCATCGCAGGCGACCTTGATCATCCTGACGAAGGACTGCGACTTTTGTCCGAACTCAAGAGTCGAACGGAAACGCGATATACCCCTGTTTTAATGGTGTTAAAACAACCGTCTCACTCGCAAGCGGTTGTCGCGCTTGATCTGGACGCGAGCGACCTGATCAGTGACGATTTCGACCCTGAGGAGCTCGCTCTTCGAGTCAAAACCCAAATCAAACGCAAACGACAGTCGGACCGCCTGCGCGAAACAGTTCAGGATGGCTTGCGGATGGCAGTGATCGATCCGCTTACGGGCCTATATAACCGCCGTTATGCCCTGCCCCATTTGGGACATATCGTTGAGCGCGCATACCAAACGAAACGAAGATTCGCCGTCATGATCCTCGATTTAGACCGCTTCAAAAGTGTAAACGACAGCTTTGGTCATGCCGCGGGCGACGAGGTCCTCATCGAAGTTGCAAAACGCATACGCGAAAATTTACGAGGCGTTGATCTTTTGGCTCGTATTGGAGGCGAGGAGTTCCTGATCGCAATGCCCGACACGTCCTTAAGTGTGGCGCGGATTGCCGCCGAGCGCTTACGACACGCTGTGGAACAGACTGAAATCACAATCGGGGCCGGCCCAAAATCATTGAGCGTAACTTTGAGCATTGGCGTCGCCATGGGGGATGGAAAAAGTCACAGCTTGACGGAACTCCTTGCCCGAGCTGATCGCGCCTTGTTTACGGCAAAGTCCGACGGGCGCAATCAGGTGACAGTTAATTTAAGCGCAGCTTGA
- a CDS encoding DMT family transporter yields MELWIPITIAAAFAQNLRFMLQKHLKSTQLSTGGATFARFLYSAPLVALLLAAYLHFSGIPIPQVNARFWVMALSGGLAQILATMCVVALFSHRSFAVGITFKKTEVLQTALLSFVVLGEKISAWGLGAILVGFVGVVLLADNRGMGATGWKARLFNRAAGLGLLSGVLFAISATGYRGASLSLGLDVPFFARACFTLAIVTASQTVAMGIWLLMRERGEMTRVVANWRVAGLVGVTSMIGSLGWFTAFTLQNAAYVKALGQVELLFSFLASTLFFHEKTTARERIAMLFLTGSILLLVVLA; encoded by the coding sequence GTGGAACTTTGGATTCCCATCACGATTGCTGCTGCATTTGCACAGAACTTGCGGTTCATGTTGCAAAAGCACCTCAAGTCGACCCAGCTTTCCACCGGAGGGGCGACCTTCGCGCGGTTCCTTTATTCCGCGCCATTGGTGGCGCTTTTGCTTGCGGCCTACCTGCATTTCAGTGGGATACCCATTCCACAAGTGAATGCGCGATTTTGGGTCATGGCGCTGTCCGGTGGGCTCGCGCAAATCTTGGCAACAATGTGTGTGGTTGCATTGTTTTCCCACCGTAGTTTTGCCGTCGGTATTACCTTCAAGAAAACCGAAGTGCTGCAAACGGCACTGTTGAGTTTTGTCGTCCTTGGAGAAAAAATTTCGGCTTGGGGCTTGGGGGCAATTTTGGTTGGCTTTGTAGGAGTTGTACTCCTTGCCGATAATCGGGGAATGGGTGCGACGGGCTGGAAAGCTAGGCTTTTTAATCGAGCTGCGGGGCTTGGATTGTTGTCAGGCGTCCTCTTCGCGATTTCGGCAACGGGGTATCGGGGCGCGTCGTTGTCGCTAGGGCTGGATGTGCCGTTTTTTGCGCGGGCGTGCTTCACTTTGGCGATTGTGACGGCCAGTCAAACGGTTGCGATGGGGATCTGGCTTTTGATGCGGGAACGTGGAGAAATGACACGTGTGGTTGCCAACTGGCGGGTTGCGGGCCTTGTTGGCGTCACATCCATGATCGGATCGCTGGGATGGTTCACAGCTTTTACGCTGCAAAACGCGGCCTATGTGAAGGCTTTGGGGCAGGTCGAATTACTGTTTAGCTTCCTTGCAAGCACGTTGTTTTTTCACGAAAAGACGACCGCGCGGGAACGTATTGCGATGCTCTTCCTGACAGGGTCGATCTTGCTTCTTGTGGTTCTCGCCTAG
- a CDS encoding aldo/keto reductase — MKKIKLGRSSLEVTQLCLGTMTWGSRNTEAEGHAQIDFATERGINFMDTAEMYPVTPVTKETVGNTETIVGNWIAKNQARRADWVIATKVSGFNERFVREGQPLTGETMRAALEGSLARLKTDYVDLYQIHWPNRGSYHFRQYWEFDPSSQDRAKTMDHMADILQTLAALQKEGKIREFGLSNESAWGTSQWLRLADELGAPRVQTVQNEYSLLCRVFDTDFSELSCNEDVTLLAYSPLAASLLTGKYEGGTVFPERSRRTLEETLGGRVTPRVWPAIDAYHAIAKKHGIDPVQMAIAWTMTRPFLTSPIFGATSVEQLENSLKADSLTLSAEVLADINRAYRSHPMPY; from the coding sequence ATGAAAAAAATCAAATTGGGCCGCAGCTCTCTCGAAGTCACACAACTTTGTTTGGGAACAATGACTTGGGGAAGCCGAAACACCGAAGCCGAGGGGCATGCTCAGATTGATTTCGCCACCGAACGCGGCATCAACTTCATGGACACCGCCGAAATGTATCCCGTGACGCCCGTCACAAAAGAGACTGTCGGCAACACCGAGACTATCGTTGGAAACTGGATTGCCAAGAACCAAGCGCGCCGCGCCGACTGGGTGATTGCGACGAAAGTCAGCGGGTTTAACGAACGGTTTGTGCGCGAAGGGCAGCCCCTTACGGGCGAAACAATGCGCGCAGCACTTGAAGGCTCTCTTGCGCGCCTCAAAACCGATTACGTCGACCTTTATCAAATCCATTGGCCCAATCGCGGGTCCTATCACTTCCGCCAGTATTGGGAATTTGACCCGTCTTCTCAGGATCGCGCGAAAACCATGGATCACATGGCCGACATCCTCCAGACGTTGGCCGCCCTTCAGAAAGAAGGCAAAATCCGCGAGTTTGGGCTTTCAAACGAAAGTGCATGGGGCACGTCCCAGTGGTTGCGCCTTGCCGACGAACTTGGCGCACCGCGCGTCCAAACAGTGCAAAACGAATACTCCTTGCTGTGCCGTGTGTTTGATACCGATTTTTCAGAGCTTTCCTGTAACGAGGACGTCACCTTGCTGGCTTACTCCCCGTTGGCAGCGAGCCTTTTGACCGGTAAATATGAAGGTGGAACGGTATTCCCTGAGCGGTCGCGCCGCACGCTTGAGGAGACACTTGGCGGACGCGTGACCCCGCGCGTTTGGCCCGCCATTGATGCGTATCATGCGATTGCAAAAAAGCATGGAATTGACCCCGTGCAAATGGCGATTGCATGGACAATGACACGACCCTTCCTGACGTCGCCAATCTTCGGCGCAACCTCGGTTGAGCAGTTGGAAAACTCGCTTAAAGCGGATTCGCTTACCTTAAGCGCAGAGGTACTGGCCGACATCAATCGGGCTTACCGCAGCCATCCGATGCCGTATTAG
- a CDS encoding ImuA family protein, translating into MSSPLITRARPSPSRDITFLKELTLAPSRAHEFCGNARHSLALMVSQETQGPIFWIHPGWIPDQLNPDGVCRFIDPSRLIFVAPNRAEDLLWSVEEVLRAGIVPLIVVDIPGFPSLTSVRRLHLAAETGTREGRERPIALLLTPADGGAQGCETRWHMAQDYKADAPAWHLERRRSRSLAPKAWHITPDQERFHLTPALLKADSTQNPEQRAQAKAVK; encoded by the coding sequence ATGTCCAGCCCCCTTATCACCCGCGCGCGGCCGAGTCCGAGTCGCGACATCACTTTTCTAAAGGAACTCACTCTGGCGCCCTCCCGCGCCCATGAGTTCTGTGGAAACGCCCGTCACAGCCTTGCCTTGATGGTCTCTCAAGAAACACAGGGGCCTATTTTCTGGATTCATCCCGGCTGGATCCCCGACCAGCTCAATCCCGATGGCGTCTGTCGGTTCATTGATCCGTCGCGCCTGATTTTCGTGGCGCCCAATCGGGCCGAGGATTTGCTGTGGAGTGTGGAAGAAGTTCTGCGGGCGGGGATCGTGCCGCTTATAGTCGTCGATATTCCGGGATTTCCCAGCCTTACCTCGGTGCGTCGCCTGCATCTCGCGGCGGAAACCGGTACGCGGGAAGGCCGCGAGAGGCCGATTGCCCTTTTGCTAACGCCAGCAGATGGCGGGGCGCAGGGATGCGAAACGCGCTGGCATATGGCGCAGGATTACAAGGCCGACGCCCCCGCATGGCACCTAGAACGGCGCCGCTCCCGCTCCCTCGCGCCAAAAGCGTGGCACATCACCCCAGATCAGGAGCGTTTTCACCTTACCCCTGCTCTTCTCAAAGCGGACTCCACACAAAACCCAGAGCAGCGCGCCCAAGCCAAGGCCGTTAAGTAA
- a CDS encoding 3-hydroxyacyl-CoA dehydrogenase NAD-binding domain-containing protein, protein MSRDEEKTVAIIGCGTVGRNWALLFLRAGWRVRVFDPDPLAEEKMRRLFQQAQAEISAFEKVQDTALSFHKGLSEVVQGAVWIQESAPDRLDLKRQIYHIVQAHSQPSALIASSSETLTSADIQASATRAKYMLVIRPLSAGFTTEKVGVLEGPLSPLELLAQLSEFLKTLGLDPRIILA, encoded by the coding sequence ATGAGTCGCGACGAGGAGAAAACCGTAGCCATAATTGGCTGCGGGACCGTGGGGCGGAATTGGGCGTTGCTCTTTCTGCGGGCGGGGTGGCGCGTTCGGGTTTTTGATCCCGATCCGCTGGCGGAAGAGAAAATGCGTCGTCTTTTTCAGCAGGCCCAAGCGGAGATTTCGGCGTTTGAGAAGGTTCAAGATACAGCGCTAAGCTTCCACAAGGGGCTCTCTGAGGTCGTACAAGGGGCTGTCTGGATTCAAGAATCTGCGCCTGACAGATTAGACTTAAAACGCCAGATATATCACATCGTTCAGGCGCATTCGCAGCCCAGTGCCTTGATTGCGTCGTCCTCCGAGACGCTGACTTCGGCCGATATTCAAGCCAGTGCAACCCGCGCAAAATACATGCTGGTTATTCGTCCTTTGAGCGCGGGATTTACGACCGAGAAAGTGGGTGTTCTGGAAGGCCCATTAAGTCCGCTAGAGCTACTTGCTCAACTCTCTGAGTTTTTAAAAACGCTTGGCTTGGACCCTCGAATCATTCTCGCTTAA
- a CDS encoding EF-hand domain-containing protein, translating to MKRTTLIAGLTAVSIGAAALSTGAFADEKGGKGRHNGPRFNFEEVDLNSDGKITAEEMQAHQAARFAAVDTNGDGKLSVEELSSHSEEGRMERAEKRLEKMMERMDTDADGALSAIEMAPKDADKMFERLDTDGDGAVSKEEMDARKGGHGKKGGHGKKDKSSN from the coding sequence ATGAAACGCACTACATTGATCGCAGGTTTGACAGCAGTTTCTATCGGCGCAGCCGCGTTGAGCACGGGGGCCTTCGCGGATGAAAAAGGCGGCAAGGGACGCCATAATGGCCCGCGCTTTAACTTCGAAGAAGTTGATTTGAACTCCGATGGTAAAATCACGGCCGAAGAAATGCAGGCCCATCAAGCAGCACGTTTCGCCGCTGTGGACACAAATGGTGACGGAAAACTTTCCGTAGAAGAGCTAAGCAGCCATTCTGAAGAAGGCCGGATGGAACGTGCTGAAAAGCGTCTCGAGAAGATGATGGAAAGAATGGATACGGATGCTGATGGCGCATTGAGTGCGATCGAAATGGCGCCAAAAGATGCGGATAAAATGTTTGAACGTCTCGACACGGACGGCGATGGTGCCGTGAGCAAAGAAGAGATGGATGCCCGCAAAGGCGGCCATGGCAAAAAAGGTGGCCATGGTAAAAAAGACAAAAGCTCAAATTAG
- a CDS encoding NUDIX hydrolase — translation MDKSALRNAATTILHRDIDGVPHVLMGQRGENAAFMPNKYVFPGGAVDQGDHDIPLCATVGGKCLERLQEGSPRNLSHALLVAGIRELWEETGLILGREGQWAGDIPPDWADFAARGFIPSAEGLSFVFRAITPPGRPRRFDARFFLVDAHHVHGNPSDFSAASDELSHLHWIAISNAKELDLPFITEVVLAEVSQVLRDGLPPKSVPFFKNNDEENLFLRLNS, via the coding sequence TTGGATAAATCAGCCCTTCGCAACGCGGCAACAACGATTTTGCACCGCGACATCGACGGCGTTCCGCATGTTCTTATGGGGCAGCGCGGCGAAAATGCGGCCTTTATGCCCAATAAATACGTGTTCCCCGGGGGCGCGGTTGACCAAGGCGATCACGACATTCCGTTGTGCGCCACGGTTGGTGGAAAATGCTTGGAGCGCTTGCAAGAAGGCAGTCCTCGCAACCTATCCCACGCTCTTTTGGTCGCTGGAATTCGGGAACTTTGGGAAGAAACTGGACTGATCCTTGGTCGCGAAGGCCAATGGGCTGGCGATATCCCTCCTGATTGGGCAGATTTTGCTGCGCGCGGATTTATCCCGTCCGCGGAAGGCCTTTCCTTTGTTTTTCGCGCCATTACGCCCCCCGGACGCCCCCGCAGATTTGACGCACGGTTTTTCCTCGTCGACGCACATCATGTTCATGGCAATCCAAGCGATTTTTCGGCAGCTTCGGACGAGCTTTCCCATCTGCATTGGATTGCAATTTCCAACGCCAAGGAGCTTGACCTTCCCTTTATTACCGAGGTTGTCCTCGCCGAAGTTTCCCAAGTTCTTCGCGACGGATTACCGCCAAAATCAGTGCCCTTTTTCAAGAATAACGACGAAGAAAACCTGTTCCTGCGGCTCAACTCCTAG
- a CDS encoding periplasmic heavy metal sensor: MIKNPPPSQTSRLARGVLIGSLALNFLIIGGAIGFILTADKHRQPLPSSFSIGPFTQALEDVQRQKIRENLKENMEVRRKNDWRESRRAFAAFLASLQQEPFERAKVVDALNAMEMQSKTRRKEGTDAYLDALESMTPQERSTYVERLEREVKKHRSRPKKTSPEQK; the protein is encoded by the coding sequence ATGATCAAAAACCCGCCTCCCTCCCAAACTTCCCGCTTGGCGCGTGGAGTTCTTATCGGCTCACTGGCGCTTAATTTTCTAATTATTGGTGGCGCAATTGGGTTTATTCTCACGGCAGACAAGCATCGCCAACCTTTGCCCTCCTCCTTTTCGATTGGGCCGTTTACGCAAGCATTAGAGGACGTTCAACGCCAAAAAATCAGGGAAAACCTCAAAGAAAACATGGAGGTGCGGCGTAAAAACGACTGGCGGGAGAGCCGGAGGGCGTTTGCCGCATTTTTAGCGTCCTTGCAGCAGGAACCGTTCGAGCGCGCGAAGGTTGTAGATGCTTTGAATGCGATGGAAATGCAGAGCAAAACGCGGCGCAAGGAGGGTACCGACGCTTACTTAGATGCCCTTGAATCGATGACCCCGCAAGAACGTTCTACCTATGTCGAAAGGTTGGAACGGGAAGTAAAGAAACATCGCTCCAGACCTAAAAAAACCTCCCCCGAGCAGAAGTAA
- a CDS encoding DUF983 domain-containing protein, producing MSMPQTQIERPLKQALKRGWRRRCPNCGSGPMLVSYLKVRPHCSVCSEELHHQRADDGPAYLTILVVGHLMAPTLLMVFVRYQPDPLLLATAFTVGCVGLSLYLLPRFKGAFVALQWAKRMHGFGIVPPVRKSAS from the coding sequence ATGAGCATGCCCCAAACCCAAATTGAACGCCCCCTTAAACAAGCCTTAAAACGTGGATGGCGCCGCCGCTGCCCTAACTGCGGGTCCGGCCCGATGCTTGTGAGCTATCTTAAAGTGCGCCCACATTGTTCGGTTTGCAGTGAGGAATTGCATCATCAACGCGCAGACGACGGCCCAGCCTATCTCACGATCCTCGTGGTCGGACACCTTATGGCCCCAACACTCTTGATGGTTTTTGTGCGCTATCAGCCCGATCCCCTTCTCTTAGCGACGGCTTTTACGGTTGGCTGTGTCGGGCTTTCGCTCTATCTTCTGCCTAGATTCAAGGGCGCATTTGTGGCGCTACAATGGGCAAAGCGGATGCACGGATTTGGAATAGTCCCTCCGGTGCGTAAGTCCGCCTCCTAG
- a CDS encoding RNA polymerase sigma factor, with translation MSMPLDALSDVADDALLVLFANGDRGAAQALTLRLTPRALGFAARMLGDRAEAEDVTQEAMLRLWKIAPDWRQGEAQVSTWLYRVVRNLCTDRLRKKRGVGLDEIAEPLDESPSAVEVMLNEGRAYALKQALSALPERQREAVILRHIDGLSNPEIAEILEITTEAVESLTARGKRSLTTMLAGKRNELGYTDE, from the coding sequence ATGTCCATGCCGCTAGATGCTCTTTCAGATGTTGCCGATGACGCCCTTTTGGTGCTGTTCGCCAACGGTGATCGGGGAGCGGCGCAGGCTTTGACGTTGCGATTGACGCCCCGTGCGTTGGGATTTGCCGCACGTATGCTTGGGGATCGGGCGGAAGCCGAAGATGTGACACAAGAAGCCATGCTGCGCCTGTGGAAAATTGCTCCAGATTGGCGGCAGGGCGAGGCGCAAGTCTCAACTTGGCTGTATCGCGTGGTTCGAAATTTATGCACGGACCGATTGCGTAAAAAACGCGGTGTGGGGCTAGATGAAATCGCAGAACCATTGGATGAGTCTCCATCTGCGGTTGAGGTTATGCTAAATGAGGGTCGGGCCTACGCGCTAAAACAGGCGCTTTCTGCCCTGCCTGAGCGGCAACGTGAAGCCGTTATTTTACGGCACATTGATGGGCTTTCAAACCCAGAGATTGCGGAAATACTTGAAATTACCACCGAGGCCGTCGAAAGCTTGACGGCACGGGGCAAACGTTCGCTTACGACCATGTTGGCGGGAAAACGCAACGAGTTGGGATATACAGATGAGTGA
- a CDS encoding Lrp/AsnC family transcriptional regulator: protein MAVILGDLDSFDSLILRLLSRNGRLSVTDLAREIGLSKTPTQVRLKRLEVEGYITGYQAIIDPIRLGRDHVAFVEVRLTDTRESALKMFNLAAQKVSEIEECHMLASQFDYLLKVRTQNMQDFRKVLGEDISALPFVAHTSTHVAMETVKEGGQWSSEINAVF from the coding sequence TTGGCGGTAATTTTAGGCGATCTGGATAGTTTTGACTCGTTGATCCTTCGGCTCTTGTCGCGCAACGGTCGCTTGAGCGTGACAGACTTGGCGCGAGAGATCGGTTTATCCAAGACCCCGACGCAGGTGCGTCTTAAACGCCTTGAGGTCGAGGGCTATATTACGGGCTATCAGGCGATCATTGATCCTATTCGACTTGGGCGCGATCACGTGGCGTTTGTCGAGGTGCGCCTGACGGATACGCGTGAATCTGCGCTGAAGATGTTCAACTTGGCTGCCCAGAAGGTGTCTGAAATTGAGGAATGCCACATGCTTGCGAGTCAGTTCGACTATCTCTTGAAGGTACGGACCCAAAACATGCAGGACTTTCGAAAAGTTTTGGGCGAGGATATTTCGGCACTCCCCTTTGTTGCCCACACCAGCACCCATGTTGCCATGGAAACGGTGAAAGAGGGCGGGCAATGGAGCAGCGAAATTAACGCGGTTTTTTGA
- a CDS encoding DUF3572 domain-containing protein translates to MDEKSAHTVAIQTLGWLASEDDLWDVFLGSSGANIESIKTSAQDPIFLGSVLDFLMMDDAWVMRACGALSMPNETLMQARQALPGGRDRSWT, encoded by the coding sequence ATGGACGAGAAATCAGCGCACACAGTTGCAATCCAAACACTTGGCTGGCTCGCGAGTGAAGATGACCTTTGGGATGTGTTTCTTGGGTCCTCTGGGGCGAACATTGAAAGCATCAAAACAAGCGCCCAAGATCCCATATTTTTGGGCTCGGTTTTAGACTTTCTCATGATGGATGATGCATGGGTCATGCGCGCCTGTGGGGCGCTTTCAATGCCAAATGAAACCCTGATGCAAGCGCGCCAAGCGCTCCCCGGTGGTCGGGATAGGAGTTGGACTTAA